A region of the Haemophilus parainfluenzae genome:
GATAGTGAAATCATCATTAGCGCACTTCCTCATCAATCTTCACCATCAAAAATCATTGCACAAATTGCTGAGCAAATGACCGCGAAAAAATTGCCAATGGTGGAAGATATTCGTGATGAAGCAGATTATGAAAATCCTGTGCGTATCGTGCTTGTCCCTCGTTCAAATCGCGTTGACACGGATGCCTTGATGGCGCATTTATTTGCGACAACCGATCTCGAAAAAAGCTATCGTGTGAATATGAATATGATCGGGCTTGATCATAAACCTGCCGTGAAAGGCTTACTTCAAGTCCTCACAGAATGGCTGACATTCCGTCGTACTACCGTGACACGCCGTTTACAACATCGTTTAGATAAAGTACTCGCTCGTTTACACATTTTAGATGGTTTGATGATTGCCTTCCTCAATATTGATGAAGTAATTGAGATCATTCGTACTGAGGATGAACCTAAACAAGTTTTAATGGCTCGCTTTAACTTAAGTGATGAACAGGCAGAAGCCATTTTAAACTTACGTTTGCGCCATTTAGCCAAATTAGAAGAACATCAATTACAAGCTGAAAAAGATAAACTCGAAGAAGAGCGGTCAAATTTAGAGTTAATTTTAGGATCTGAGCGTCGCCTAAATACTTTGATCAAAAAAGAAATTCAAGAAGACGCAAAAAAATACACCAGCCCTAGAATGTCTCAATTAGTTGAACGTGAAGAGGCGAAAGCGATTTCTGAAAGTGAAATGACTCCGGCTGAACCTGTTACCGTCATCTTATCTGAAATGGGCTGGGTTCGTTGTGCAAAAGGTCACGACATTGATCCGGCAGGATTAAGCTACAAAGCAGGCGATAAATATCTGGCGCACGCTTGTGGTAAAAGCAATCAACCGGTAATCTTTATTGACAGCACTGGTCGTAGCTACGCTTTAGATCCATTAAGCTTGCCTTCTGCGCGTTCACAAGGTGAACCGCTCACCGGTAAACTCACGTTACCTGTAGGCGCAACCATTGAACAGGTTATTATGGAACCTGAAAAACAAGAATTATTGATGGCATCAGATGCAGGATACGGTTTTATTTGCAAATTTGAAGACTTAATTGCACGTAATAAAGCTGGAAAAGCCTTGATTTCTTTGCCAGAAAATGCGAAAGTCTTGAAACCTGAGATACTTTCCGAGTCGGCCTCACTTCTTGTGTCCCTCACTTCAGCGGGGCGAATGCTGATTTTTCCGGTACGGGATTTACCGGTATTATCAAAAGGAAAAGGCAACAAAATCATCAGTATTCCAGCAGCGAATGCAAAAGCGCGGTCAGAATTATTGGTGAAATTGTTCTTAATTTCAGAGCAAGCTAGCCTTGAGTTCCATTCCGGTAAACGAAAAATCACATTAAAACCGGAAGATCTGCAAAAATTCCGAGCGGAACGCGGCAGAAAAGGCTCCCAATTACCACGAGGATTACATAGCAATGTTGATATTGTGGTAGTTGAACCCGGACACAACTCATAAGAACTCTCGAAACCAAACTAAATAGGAGGATATTTCGTGAATATTGTTTTTGATACCTATCAAACTCTTGCTTTAGCAAGCTTTGTATTATTACTCGGTTATTTTCTAGTAAAACGTATTCGCGTTTTACAAACATTCAATATCCCTGAGCCTGTTGTTGGTGGCTTTATTGTGGCTATTGCCTTAACCATTTTATACAAAGTAAATGGCACTTCATTCACATTTGAGAAAAGCTTACAAACATCGATGATGTTAGTATTCTTCTCCTCTATCGGTTTAAGTGCAAACTTTTCTCGCTTAATTAAAGGCGGAAAACCATTAGTTATCTTCTTACTCGCTGCTGGAATACTCATTGTTTGCCAAAATGTCATCGGTATTTTAGGCACTCAATTATTAGGCATCGATCCTGCTTATGGTTTACTTGCAGGTTCAGTTACCCTAACCGGTGGTCATGGTACAGGTGCGGCATGGGCAGAAACATTCACTAAAGAATTTAATCTGCCGGCTGCAACAGAAATCGCCATGGCATGTGCCACATTCGGTTTAGTCTTTGGTGGTATCTTAGGTGGCCCAGTATCTCGTTATTTATTAAATCATCAAAAACAAGGTGAAAATCCAGAGAATGATGAAATAGATGACGTACAAGAAGCATTTGAGCACCCAACTTATAAACGTAAAGTGAACGCACGCTCAATCATTGAAACCATCGCGATGCTTTCTTTATGTTTACTCATCGGTCAATATTTAGATGGCTTAACAAAAGGTACACACATTCAATTACCAACATTCGTATGGTGTTTATTTACAGGTGTAATCATTCGTAACAGCTTAACCCACTTATTCAAATTCCAAGTGGCTGATTCAGCGATTGACGTATTAGGTAGCGTAGGTTTATCTATCTTCTTAGCGATTGCTTTGATGTCTCTCAAACTTTGGGAATTAGCAGGTCTTGCAACAGATGTATTAGTTATCTTAGCAGTTCAAGTTGTCTTCATGGCTTTCTTCGCTATCTACGTCACATACCGTATGATGGGTAAAGATTATGATGCGATTGTATTAAGTGCGGGTCACTGTGGTTTCGGTCTAGGTGCAACACCAACAGCCGTTGCTAACATGCAAGCAATTACCAGTCGTTTCGGACCATCTCACAAAGCGTTCTTAATCGTACCAATGGTAGGGGCATTCTTTATCGACTTATTAAACGCCGGTATCTTAAAAATGTTCTTAAGCGTTGTTGAAGCGCTTCACTAATCAAACGTAAAAAAAGAAAGGCTGACATTTTGTCAGCCTTTTTATTTACTTGCTACTCAGTAAGCGTCTTCACCAAACCCATCACAAATTCTAGCCGCTCTTTGTTTTCTGGAAGTGCTTTCACAAACTTAAATTTTAATGGACCATCAAAGCGATAAACAATTGGATTTTGTTGAATTAATTTGATGAATTTTTCAGGATCAACTTTTGCTGAAGGTGAAAATTCAATAAAGCCCCCTTGAGCCCCTGCATCGATTTTCAGTACTTTTAATGGTTTCACCATTAAACGCATTTCAGCAATTTGTAAAAGATTTTTAGTTGCTTCAGGTAATAGGCCAAAGCGATCGATTAATTCAACTTTTAATTCATCTAACTCTTGTTTACTTTCCGCTGCTGCAATGCGTTTATAGAACGACAAACGCATATTCACATCACCAAGATAGTCATCTGGTAATAAAGCTGGAACACGTAGCTCAATTTCAGCTTGCTGATGTGTAATCTCTTCTAATGAAGGTTCTCTTCCCTCTTTTAAGGCTTTAACTGCCGCATCAAGTAATTCCATATAAAGTGAAAAACCGATGCTCTCAATTTGTCCACTTTGCTCATTCCCCAATAATTCACCTGCACCGCGAATTTCTAAATCGTGCGTCGCAAGAATGAAACCTGCACCTAAGTTATCTAAACTTTCTAATGCCTCTAAACGACGTTTTGCATCTTTCGTCATTAACTTCGGCGGCGGTGTAAGCAAATAGGCATAAGCTTGGTGGTGAGAACGTCCCACTCGCCCACGCAGCTGGTGAAGCTGAGCTAAACCAAAATTATCTGCACGTTCAATGATGATCGTATTTGCCGTTGGTACGTCAATCCCTGTTTCAATAATGGTGGAACAGACTAAAACGTTATAACGTTGATGATAAAAATCACTCATCACACGCTCAAGTTCGCGTTCTCGCATTTGACCATGACCAATGACGACTCTAGCTTCCGGTACAAGTGCGGTCAGTTTTTCAGCCGTATTTTCAATACTCGCCACATCATTATGCAAATAATAAACTTGCCCACCACGTAAAATCTCACGCAGAATCGCTTCACGAATAATTAAATCATCTTTCTGACGAACAAACGTTTTGATACTCACTCGGCGAGCCGGTGGTGTCGCAATAATAGAAAGATCGCGAATACCATTCATTGCCATATTCAAAGTTCGAGGAATTGGTGTTGCGGTAAGCGTTAAAATATCAATATTCGCTCGAAGTTGTTTAATTTTCTCTTTCTGTCCCACACCAAAGCGATGTTCTTCATCAATGATGAGTAAGCCAAGATCAGAAAACTTCACATCGGATTGAATCAATTTATGGGTTCCAATCAGAATATCGACTTTTCCTTCGGCTAAATTTTCTAAGATTTGTTTTTGCTCTTTGGCTGTTTTAAAGCGAGAAAGTACTTCTACATTAACTGGCAGATTAGCAAAACGATCTTTAAAATTCTCGTAATGCTGTTGAGCTAACAAGGTTGTTGGAACCAATACGGCGACTTGTTTATGGTTCATGACCGCCAAAAATGCGGCGCGCATCGCCACTTCAGTCTTTCCAAAGCCCACATCACCACAAACCAAACGATCCATC
Encoded here:
- the parC gene encoding DNA topoisomerase IV subunit A — encoded protein: MSNINYEGIEQMPLRTFTEKAYLNYSMYVIMDRALPFIGDGLKPVQRRIVYAMSELGLNAAAKFKKSARTVGDVLGKFHPHGDSACYEAMVLMAQPFSYRYPLVDGQGNWGAPDDPKSFAAMRYTESRLSKISEILLSELGQGTVDFQPNFDGTLEEPQYLPARLPHILLNGTTGIAVGMATDIPPHNINEVADAAVLLLDNPKAGLDDVLNIIQGPDFPTEAEIISPKDDIRKMYETGRGSIKMRATWHKEDSEIIISALPHQSSPSKIIAQIAEQMTAKKLPMVEDIRDEADYENPVRIVLVPRSNRVDTDALMAHLFATTDLEKSYRVNMNMIGLDHKPAVKGLLQVLTEWLTFRRTTVTRRLQHRLDKVLARLHILDGLMIAFLNIDEVIEIIRTEDEPKQVLMARFNLSDEQAEAILNLRLRHLAKLEEHQLQAEKDKLEEERSNLELILGSERRLNTLIKKEIQEDAKKYTSPRMSQLVEREEAKAISESEMTPAEPVTVILSEMGWVRCAKGHDIDPAGLSYKAGDKYLAHACGKSNQPVIFIDSTGRSYALDPLSLPSARSQGEPLTGKLTLPVGATIEQVIMEPEKQELLMASDAGYGFICKFEDLIARNKAGKALISLPENAKVLKPEILSESASLLVSLTSAGRMLIFPVRDLPVLSKGKGNKIISIPAANAKARSELLVKLFLISEQASLEFHSGKRKITLKPEDLQKFRAERGRKGSQLPRGLHSNVDIVVVEPGHNS
- the gltS gene encoding sodium/glutamate symporter; protein product: MNIVFDTYQTLALASFVLLLGYFLVKRIRVLQTFNIPEPVVGGFIVAIALTILYKVNGTSFTFEKSLQTSMMLVFFSSIGLSANFSRLIKGGKPLVIFLLAAGILIVCQNVIGILGTQLLGIDPAYGLLAGSVTLTGGHGTGAAWAETFTKEFNLPAATEIAMACATFGLVFGGILGGPVSRYLLNHQKQGENPENDEIDDVQEAFEHPTYKRKVNARSIIETIAMLSLCLLIGQYLDGLTKGTHIQLPTFVWCLFTGVIIRNSLTHLFKFQVADSAIDVLGSVGLSIFLAIALMSLKLWELAGLATDVLVILAVQVVFMAFFAIYVTYRMMGKDYDAIVLSAGHCGFGLGATPTAVANMQAITSRFGPSHKAFLIVPMVGAFFIDLLNAGILKMFLSVVEALH